TTCCAGTAATATTCCTTCACTTCACTCATCAGATTATCAAGGCGATGCTCGGCTCTTTCGAGACGCTTATTGGATCTTACAATTCCCACGTAATTCCACATGAGTCGTCTAATCTCTTCCCACATGTGCGTGATCATCACCATTTCATCTTTGTCTTCGTTGTGAGAATCTTTCCAATCTGCAGGCTCAAGTTCAGTCATGGGAAATTCATCCTTATGACTAATTATGTACTCACTCGAGTTGTGAGCGAAGGCCAAGCATTCTAGCAATGAATTAGAAGCCAAACGGTTTGCTCCATGAAGTCCGCTGCAGGAAGTTTCTCCGATAGCAAATAGCGCATTCAAATCTGTTTTTCCGTGTCGATCGATATGAACGCCACCGCAGAGATAGTGAGCAGCGGGCACCACCGGAATGGGATCCTTATCCATAAAGATTCCGTACTCAGCGCACTTTTGATAAATCACGGGGAATCTTTCCATCAAATATTCTTTTGGCTTATGAGTGATGTCGATATACACGCACTCTCGGCCCGACAATTTAATTTCGCTATCTATAGCGAGTGCTACGGCGTCTCTCGGAGCAAGAGATCCAAGTTTATGATATTTGGTCATAAACTTTTCACCTTTGTGCGTGATGAGTTCTCCGCCTTCACCACGAATTGCTTCGGTGATTAGAAAGTTTCTCGCGTCGGGGTGATAGAGGCACGTCGGATGGAATTGCATCATCTCTAAATTTGTAACTCTGCAACCTGCTCTATAAGCCATGGCGATTCCATCGCCCGTAGCGCCTTCCCAGTTGGAAGTGTAGAGATAAGTTTTTCCTGCCCCGCCAGAAGCCAAGCAAGTGGCCTTTGCAAGAATTTGTAGGACTTGCTTTTTATCATTATCAAAAATATAGGCGCCGATGCAGCGAGGAGGAGTGGTGAGGAGAGGATTTGTTTTTCGATCGACTAGAAGATCAATGGCAAAATGATTTTCTAAAATTTTAATGTTGGGATGTTTAGAAATTGTGTGCAGTAAAGATTTTTGAATCGCAGCCCCGGTGTAGTCCTTCACGTGCAGAATTCTTCTCTTGGAATGTCCGCCTTCGCGGGTTAGGTCGATGGATTTGTGATCTTCTTGGAGATCAAATTTTACGCCCCAGTCGATGAGATCTTGAATTCTCTCGGGAGCTTGTTCGATCACATTTCTTACGATGTCTTCACGGCAGAGTCCGCCGCCGGCATCGAGCGTGTCTTGAATGTGTTTATCAAAACTATCGCTCTCATCAAACACCGCTGCGATTCCACCTTGGGCCCAATTTGTATTGGTCTGATCGCTTTTTGTTTTCGAAAGAATTGTCACGTCACCATGCTTTGCCATTTTCAAAGCAAAGGCCAAACCTGCGAGGCCGGTTCCAACTACAAGGTAATCTGTTTTGATCGTCATAGCTCTGGGATAATGAGTCTTCTTGGGTGGATTATCAAATGAAAAATTACTTAATTTCTGAAATTTTCTGAGAATCTAAAGAAAATTGATAAGTCGCGCTTTTTGTTGATAACGATATATAATTTTTAATGGTGAGACCAGATTTTTGAAAATAGAAACAATACCTGCGAAAAGCGCACAAAGAGGTATGTTTGTCTTTAAGCTCTGCTAATAAATCCTTAGTGGGCGAGAAGCTAGAGTCTAAAAAGAATAGATTGTATTTTGCTAAGTAGGAATCATTTAAAAGGACGGCGAAGGAAAAGTGTGTCCATATAGAATCGAAGGTTAAAAAATTCGGTTCAATGCTCGAAGAATTTCTTTTTTTATAAGAGAGAGTTGCAGCTTCAATATTTTTTGATCCAGATTCACTGCTTGTGGCAATGTCGTGGATGAAGAGCTCTCGACCAAAGTGAGCGTACAAGTAATACATAAAGAAATATGAGACCAAATATCCTTGGGAATGGATTTGATAGTCTTCAATGTCGTTTGAAAGATGGTAGAACTTTAAATTCCTAAATTGGTTTTCAAAGCCTTCCGGCCATTGTCCGGCATATAGAGTTTGTATGAGATTTGCGAGGCCTTCTTGAATCCAGCGTTCTTCGTTGGGTTGATAAGCGTTTCGTAAAATGTGCGTGAGTTCGTGAATAAGAACAAGTTGGTACTCTACAGCGGATTTCATGTTGTCATGAACTTTGATGGTTTGATTTTCGTTATCGGTGTGATGAACAAAACCCAAATAGTTTTCAAGAGGTGTTAATTCGATCTTTATGGGATAGAGATTTCTATCAATAGGATCAGGGATGTATTTTGTTAGAAAGTTATATGCTCTTTGAGTTTTTTCTTCGAGGTCAGCTTTATTTACAAAGTATTTTGGCAGTGAAGCATAACTATAGTTAAAATCTCTAGCCTCAGAATGAGCTAGAGATTTTAACATGATTAAGGATACTAAAAAAAAATAGCTTCGAGCTTTAAGCATTTTTTATTATCTTTTTACATAAACTAAAGTGATGTCGCAGACATTTGGAAGATGATAGTTTTTTCTTTTTCCACCCCATTCTGTAGGTTTTTTTTCTGACCAAGGGCAATGTCCAGGAAGTCCATCTTTTTGCTGCGTGAATAAAACACCAGACAAAACACCAGGCGCAATTTCTCGATATTCATAATGGTAGCCATCGGTAGTGTCTATTCTGTCCGCACTGCCAGCATAACTTGTGATCATAGTACCGGTGTTCGATTGCGAAGGCAGATAGAATGAATTATTTAGGTCAACTCTGGGATAATATATTCCCTTATCATCATGATTATGGCATTGGATAATGTTCATATAGTTTTCATCAAAGTCATATGGAGTGCCCCAGGACGCAGCTGTAGTCATTTGTGGCTTAAGCATTATGTCCAATGCTTTCTGTGCGCTGAAGTGTTGAAAGTAAATGAGTGCAGTAGAATAAAGAATTGCATTTTCTGAATTGATTATCCTTAAGCCTGCATAGCAGCCGGTGTAATTTTGCAGTGGAACTCTTCTTCCTTCGGCCTCTTGCCAGCGTTGATAGATCCTTTCTTCGACGCTAAGGTTGTCGTTTTTATTAGACAGTATTTCTTGCACAGCAAGCGTCACGGTACCGTTCCCGGTGTTTTCTGCTTGAGCTCCTTGAGCAATAAGCAATACTGCCAAAGTAAGGTTAAATAGTTTGTTCATTAAAATCCTCCGATTTTTTAGAACCTTTCTGACTCAAAACGCTTTCGCTTTGGATAAAAGATTTGGTTATAGGTACTAAATTTAAATTTAAAGCATAAATTTTTTCATTTGTCTTACGGTGCTTAGAAAACATATCGTTGATCTCGTACATAAAGTTGCGAATCTTTGTTCTCAAGAAATCATACTCTTCTTTGCCGAGTGCTATGATGTTGGATTGGAACTCTCTTTCTTCGATAGGGAGCTGAAGGGCGCTGATGGATTTTTCGAGCACATCTTTGTGGTAGTTTTGAATGGCGAGGCTCCGAACATGAGTTGTAGTTTTGATAATTATTTCTGATGCCGAATAAGTCTGATCACCCAATTGAGTGACAAAACCCAAATCTACTAAGTTTTTAAGACACTCTTGAATGAGTTCTTTTTTTACTTCCAAGGTATTTGCAATCGAATCTACGTCTTTTTTAATGTGCCTCTGTCTCAGGAGCACCATCAATACCGGATGAATGTACTGACTGATGTATTTATACTCATCGATGATGCGCTCAAGTTTTTCGTTTTTAGGTTGAAGCTGAATGAAGGTTTCCCAATAATATTTTTTTGAATCCGTAGTCGTCGCCTGATTAAAAGCCACGAGGGTCGTAAAGGCTTGCGCTTCCAATTTGTTGAGCTCAAGTCCGTGAATAAAGCGCACGATCGCATCACTCGAAAGATTTCTTTTTCCAGTCAACGCCAATCGAAGATAACTGCGAGATTTAAAACCCGCTCGCTCCGCAAACGTCGCATGAGAAAAAGATCCT
Above is a genomic segment from Bdellovibrionota bacterium containing:
- the nadB gene encoding L-aspartate oxidase, yielding MTIKTDYLVVGTGLAGLAFALKMAKHGDVTILSKTKSDQTNTNWAQGGIAAVFDESDSFDKHIQDTLDAGGGLCREDIVRNVIEQAPERIQDLIDWGVKFDLQEDHKSIDLTREGGHSKRRILHVKDYTGAAIQKSLLHTISKHPNIKILENHFAIDLLVDRKTNPLLTTPPRCIGAYIFDNDKKQVLQILAKATCLASGGAGKTYLYTSNWEGATGDGIAMAYRAGCRVTNLEMMQFHPTCLYHPDARNFLITEAIRGEGGELITHKGEKFMTKYHKLGSLAPRDAVALAIDSEIKLSGRECVYIDITHKPKEYLMERFPVIYQKCAEYGIFMDKDPIPVVPAAHYLCGGVHIDRHGKTDLNALFAIGETSCSGLHGANRLASNSLLECLAFAHNSSEYIISHKDEFPMTELEPADWKDSHNEDKDEMVMITHMWEEIRRLMWNYVGIVRSNKRLERAEHRLDNLMSEVKEYYWNFKMHTDILELRNLALVASLTVKSALKRKESRGVHYNLDYPKQQSKAKDTII
- a CDS encoding TIGR02147 family protein; the protein is MEENNKPSIFKYIDFREYLKEFYTWKKSQGSFSHATFAERAGFKSRSYLRLALTGKRNLSSDAIVRFIHGLELNKLEAQAFTTLVAFNQATTTDSKKYYWETFIQLQPKNEKLERIIDEYKYISQYIHPVLMVLLRQRHIKKDVDSIANTLEVKKELIQECLKNLVDLGFVTQLGDQTYSASEIIIKTTTHVRSLAIQNYHKDVLEKSISALQLPIEEREFQSNIIALGKEEYDFLRTKIRNFMYEINDMFSKHRKTNEKIYALNLNLVPITKSFIQSESVLSQKGSKKSEDFNEQTI